The genomic stretch AATCAATCCAGTAACAAAGTAGGAGTAGGTGGAACCATTGGTTCTGTAGTAGTAAACGCAAGTATTGGAGGAACCATCGGTTCTGTAAAAACAAAAAAATAAATTACTGCATGTCATTATTATCTGCAAGGCGGTTAAGCCCTGAAACGCTGGTCTGTCGTAAGAACTGACAGGTCAAATATAGTTACTTAAAATCTGTTAGCATATGGCCATTTGTTAAATTTTTTGCAGGCTAGTGGGGTTTTTGACTTCATTAACCTGCAATACAAACTAATAAATAATGAGGGAGTACTTGTATGTATCAGAAAAGCAGATATCTTGAGGTGAATAAAAGAGACAGGGATTATCTTGTCTACCATAGGTTATTTGGAAATCTATCAAAGCTTAATGAGAAGGCATATCAAATTCTGGAAAATATATCTGAACAGAATTTGGATAAAGCTGATTTTAAGGATATTAAGAATAAGTTTATTGATAATTATTTTATAGTGGAAGAGAAGGAAGAGGACGAAATATTAAAGGAGGAAATAGCTAACAGAAAGTTAGCCGACGACGGCAGGCTGTTAGTAGGCTTGCAGCTTGTAGTATCTAATTTCTGTAACTTTCATTGTACATACTGT from Anaerocolumna sp. AGMB13020 encodes the following:
- a CDS encoding RiPP peptide; its protein translation is MKKTTRNQSSNKVGVGGTIGSVVVNASIGGTIGSVKTKK